One window of the Candidatus Zixiibacteriota bacterium genome contains the following:
- a CDS encoding hypothetical protein (Evidence 5 : Unknown function): MIHRSDAKILILNSRQTLRPFGNDAWITNTEKAVLESKERGAIILTSIGMSSWEMTLYLASRHKVRLMIYIPLAPDENADRVTKGIIEGFHLDDGLIGWRFLECDKKRSKKSNFQELRDRTMMREADLIFPVSIRSGGNLDEQLRMARANGAAVEDNFRVEYQRDHRICKISVDKNKIDPEIDMLLDDYLIHWTKSSNGPWPGETSFQFYQAIAGCEDHYARSALDTLIRIVLERKLRASSRHYRTEYPAVPFSSLKPSAAAALMRWRARYQEMTFEPYGIAIRADFAEKLSIKRVFYGHRDMYQYLDTEDRPYFQNMGIRGDWTPEKEYRHIGDLDLSKLRSDDSILIVNHAEERDRFRDISDLPVVSYYSR; encoded by the coding sequence ATGATTCATCGTTCGGATGCCAAAATATTGATCCTGAATTCACGACAGACTTTGCGGCCGTTCGGGAACGATGCCTGGATAACTAATACCGAAAAAGCGGTGCTTGAATCAAAGGAGCGCGGCGCCATAATCCTGACATCGATCGGAATGAGCAGCTGGGAGATGACTCTCTATTTGGCATCGCGCCATAAAGTGAGACTGATGATCTACATTCCATTGGCGCCCGATGAAAATGCAGACAGGGTAACCAAAGGAATAATTGAGGGCTTTCATCTGGACGATGGTTTAATCGGCTGGCGGTTTCTTGAATGTGATAAAAAGCGATCAAAAAAATCGAATTTTCAAGAGCTGCGCGACCGGACCATGATGAGAGAGGCCGACCTGATATTTCCCGTATCTATCAGGTCCGGCGGGAATTTGGATGAACAGCTTCGTATGGCTCGGGCGAACGGCGCGGCGGTTGAAGATAATTTCAGGGTTGAATATCAACGGGACCACAGGATCTGCAAAATATCAGTAGACAAGAATAAAATAGACCCAGAAATTGATATGTTGCTTGACGACTATTTGATTCACTGGACCAAATCCTCCAATGGGCCCTGGCCCGGGGAGACCTCATTCCAATTTTATCAGGCAATAGCCGGTTGTGAAGACCATTATGCGCGATCGGCTCTGGATACTTTGATTAGAATTGTGTTGGAAAGAAAATTGAGGGCCTCATCAAGACATTATCGAACGGAATATCCGGCGGTTCCGTTTTCATCACTAAAGCCATCCGCGGCGGCCGCCCTGATGCGCTGGCGGGCCCGCTATCAAGAAATGACTTTTGAACCGTACGGGATTGCCATAAGGGCCGATTTTGCCGAAAAGTTGAGTATAAAAAGGGTCTTCTATGGCCATAGGGACATGTATCAATATCTTGATACCGAAGATAGACCGTACTTTCAAAATATGGGAATCAGGGGCGACTGGACGCCGGAAAAGGAATATCGGCATATCGGCGATCTGGATCTTTCGAAACTCCGATCCGATGACAGCATTCTGATTGTCAATCATGCAGAGGAGAGGGACAGGTTCCGTGACATCAGCGATCTGCCGGTTGTGAGTTACTATTCTCGCTGA
- a CDS encoding conserved hypothetical protein (Evidence 4 : Unknown function but conserved in other organisms) — MTQLNRNFLKSSVRPSLRLFVGLAVIIVVWGCSAVPQLHEGGEMVNVRLPFVRVLVENNSPEVKISSHGSYSLEGLIGDKSYVYYSSHPIQIRPDRGMMSLSLGRDKIGERYDEVMVMPRGGDGYLEFNGKGYRGMLRIVRHGMNLMVINVAHIDDYLKGVVPPEMGKVGDSDLEAIKAQAVAARTYSMSRLSQYPGESYDLRNDVTDQLYEGVEAEVPLISKAIDATRGYVIKFQDGFITAYYHSTCGGYTDDIEEVWDKPAAPYLRAVDDSGACSWSKYYRWHETYTAQQLKMRLEQYLSADRGREVHLDDITDIRITSRTAGGRVAEMILKTTSRDYTFGKDKIRWVFKRSSNPELILQSAKFDVEPLYDNNGRLIKVDFAGGGYGHGVGMCQCGAMGMARRGKKFDQILKFYYRNTNLVKLY; from the coding sequence ATGACTCAATTAAACAGGAATTTTCTCAAGTCCTCGGTAAGGCCATCACTGCGTCTGTTTGTCGGCTTGGCAGTAATTATTGTGGTTTGGGGTTGCAGCGCCGTTCCGCAGCTTCACGAGGGCGGGGAAATGGTTAATGTCAGGCTGCCTTTTGTGCGGGTCCTGGTGGAAAATAACTCTCCGGAAGTAAAAATATCTAGTCATGGGTCATATTCGCTGGAAGGTTTAATCGGTGACAAGAGCTATGTCTATTATTCGTCGCATCCGATTCAGATCCGCCCCGATCGGGGGATGATGTCGCTTTCCCTGGGGCGGGACAAAATCGGGGAACGTTATGATGAGGTCATGGTCATGCCGCGTGGAGGAGACGGCTATCTGGAATTTAATGGCAAAGGATATCGGGGGATGCTCCGCATCGTGCGGCACGGAATGAATTTAATGGTCATAAATGTGGCACATATCGATGATTATCTCAAGGGGGTGGTACCTCCGGAAATGGGCAAGGTGGGTGATTCCGATCTGGAAGCGATCAAGGCCCAGGCCGTGGCGGCGCGAACCTACTCGATGTCGCGTCTATCGCAATATCCCGGCGAATCATACGATCTGCGTAATGATGTCACCGATCAATTATATGAAGGGGTGGAAGCCGAAGTCCCTCTGATTTCAAAAGCGATCGACGCCACCCGGGGCTATGTGATAAAATTTCAAGATGGCTTCATCACCGCTTATTATCATTCCACCTGCGGCGGTTATACCGATGATATCGAGGAAGTCTGGGACAAACCGGCGGCACCATATCTCAGGGCGGTTGATGACAGCGGCGCGTGCAGCTGGTCGAAATATTATCGCTGGCATGAGACTTATACCGCCCAGCAACTGAAAATGCGTCTGGAGCAGTACCTTTCCGCCGATCGGGGCCGGGAGGTGCATCTTGACGATATCACCGACATAAGAATTACATCACGTACGGCCGGGGGGCGGGTAGCCGAAATGATTTTAAAAACCACCTCGCGCGATTACACTTTCGGCAAGGATAAGATCCGCTGGGTGTTCAAACGCTCTTCGAATCCGGAATTGATTCTTCAATCGGCGAAATTCGATGTCGAGCCATTGTATGATAATAATGGGAGACTGATCAAGGTTGATTTTGCCGGAGGCGGGTACGGTCATGGGGTGGGTATGTGCCAATGCGGGGCAATGGGTATGGCCCGCAGAGGCAAGAAATTTGATCAAATCCTGAAATTTTACTATCGCAATACCAATCTAGTGAAATTGTACTGA
- a CDS encoding putative Anhydro-N-acetylmuramic acid kinase (Evidence 3 : Putative function from multiple computational evidences), producing the protein MKFRELIKHKQLIVLGLNSGTSADGLDLAAVKMDLSPTGPKIDCLYGRTVPYPNLLSMKIIDGIGDRFRSIDEMILLDRRLGVFFGEEALRTIRLLKRRGIRIDLIASHGQTVRHLPGKFIHRGKKLSATLQLGHPESIACLTGLTTIADFRQTDIAMGGEGAPITTEAMHILFSDKKESRLLINIGGIANYFLFPSARNHGMISARDCGPGNSLLDILARRLYGRTFDSGGKLAAKGKISRRLLTLLLSDKFLKGHFGVSTGRERFGEKFADKTLGFTGQLNLPREDILATVTELTAVSIAKGIARDISRYKIDKIYLFGGGAKNKYLQTRLKMNLPQLQFITVDKLGFNPDYLEAVCYAVMGGLVIHGTRADLSRLTGVAGRTVAGRIVLPAGR; encoded by the coding sequence ATGAAATTCCGGGAATTAATCAAACATAAACAACTGATTGTGCTGGGTCTCAATTCGGGGACATCGGCCGATGGGCTTGATCTGGCCGCGGTGAAAATGGATCTTTCTCCGACGGGTCCGAAAATAGATTGCCTGTATGGAAGAACCGTGCCGTATCCTAATTTACTCTCAATGAAAATCATTGATGGTATAGGTGACCGTTTCCGTTCCATAGATGAAATGATACTCCTGGATCGCCGTCTGGGCGTCTTTTTCGGAGAAGAAGCGTTGCGGACGATCAGATTATTGAAAAGAAGAGGTATCCGAATAGATTTAATTGCCTCCCACGGGCAGACCGTCAGGCACCTTCCGGGGAAATTTATCCATAGAGGGAAAAAATTAAGTGCGACTCTACAATTGGGTCATCCCGAATCGATCGCTTGCCTGACCGGACTGACAACGATTGCCGATTTTCGGCAGACCGATATAGCCATGGGAGGTGAAGGGGCGCCGATAACTACCGAGGCGATGCATATTCTCTTTTCCGACAAAAAAGAGAGCCGCCTGTTAATCAATATCGGCGGCATTGCCAATTATTTTCTATTTCCGTCGGCCAGGAATCATGGAATGATCTCGGCCCGTGACTGCGGTCCGGGGAATTCGCTTCTTGATATTCTGGCGCGGCGGCTGTACGGGCGCACGTTCGATTCCGGCGGCAAATTGGCGGCGAAGGGCAAAATTTCAAGAAGATTGCTAACATTGCTTTTATCCGATAAATTTCTGAAAGGGCATTTTGGAGTCTCGACCGGGCGGGAGCGATTTGGAGAAAAATTCGCCGACAAAACGCTGGGATTCACCGGACAACTCAACCTGCCGCGGGAAGATATATTGGCGACGGTCACGGAATTGACGGCCGTATCGATAGCCAAAGGCATTGCGAGGGATATTTCTCGTTACAAGATAGATAAAATATATCTATTCGGGGGCGGAGCGAAAAACAAGTACCTTCAGACACGCCTAAAGATGAATCTTCCCCAATTGCAGTTTATCACCGTTGACAAACTTGGTTTTAATCCCGACTATCTGGAAGCGGTCTGTTATGCGGTAATGGGCGGTCTGGTCATACACGGGACGAGGGCCGACTTGAGCCGATTGACCGGAGTCGCGGGTCGGACGGTTGCGGGAAGAATAGTCTTGCCCGCGGGCCGTTAA
- a CDS encoding putative Beta-D-glucosidase (Evidence 3 : Putative function from multiple computational evidences): MIERLGQLFITGFDTEKPSDEFLEFIGKEGIGGVILFEPNCNPHSLAEDSIKQIQSVSAVTPFIGVDQEGGRVCRFRGVPAEYEAPSIYGEKENLELFTEHYERAVYYLNSLGINLVFGPVADLNLNKANACIKGRTFGQNPAKVIPFIDEAVRLAGRAGIISCLKHFPGFGAACNDPHQKMAVAKYDFQTFVNREALTFKAGIAGGADMIMTTHMILSAFDDYPVTVSELIIRKLLRETLDFDGIAITDDLLMGGAEELGPVGERALKAFQAGHDMLLFGSDFRAAREALQYFKKAYRNGHVDKSRVGVSLDRISGIKSKLIIPVT; encoded by the coding sequence ATGATAGAACGATTGGGACAACTCTTCATAACGGGCTTCGATACCGAAAAACCATCGGACGAATTTCTCGAATTTATAGGAAAGGAAGGGATTGGCGGTGTCATCCTGTTCGAACCGAACTGCAACCCCCACAGTCTGGCCGAAGACAGTATCAAGCAGATTCAGTCAGTTTCGGCCGTCACCCCGTTTATCGGAGTCGATCAGGAGGGTGGACGGGTTTGCCGTTTCCGTGGCGTCCCGGCCGAATATGAGGCGCCGTCAATATATGGGGAAAAAGAGAATCTGGAGTTGTTTACCGAGCATTATGAACGGGCGGTCTATTACTTGAATTCCCTGGGGATAAATCTTGTATTCGGGCCGGTCGCAGATCTCAATCTGAATAAAGCCAATGCCTGTATAAAGGGCCGGACTTTCGGGCAAAATCCGGCCAAGGTCATTCCCTTTATCGACGAGGCGGTGCGTCTGGCCGGACGGGCCGGAATCATATCCTGTCTGAAGCATTTCCCCGGATTTGGCGCCGCCTGCAACGATCCCCATCAGAAAATGGCGGTGGCTAAATACGACTTTCAGACATTCGTTAATCGTGAGGCCCTGACTTTCAAAGCCGGTATTGCCGGCGGCGCCGACATGATTATGACCACCCATATGATTCTTTCGGCCTTTGATGATTATCCGGTGACCGTATCCGAACTTATCATAAGAAAATTGCTTCGGGAGACGCTGGATTTTGACGGTATTGCAATCACCGATGATCTCTTGATGGGAGGAGCCGAAGAGCTCGGTCCGGTCGGCGAAAGGGCCCTGAAGGCATTTCAGGCCGGCCATGATATGCTTCTCTTCGGGAGTGATTTCCGTGCCGCCCGCGAGGCTCTTCAATACTTCAAAAAGGCTTACCGCAATGGTCATGTCGATAAGAGCCGGGTCGGCGTTTCTCTTGACCGGATTTCGGGAATCAAGTCAAAATTAATAATTCCGGTGACCTGA
- a CDS encoding putative Diguanylate cyclase (Evidence 3 : Putative function from multiple computational evidences) produces MKIFQDKGKTLLPRVDSIFLISRLLTVIATIWIFLFLNISARETLILSVLTLTFLIQMGIFGYLVKKGKYDLKKPYLSVILFDLIYVSTLIHFSGGIQSDFFLLYYLIVSFSAYILTLGAATILTAVVTVTYASLVLGDIQLYSLVPLVLRVGFLWFLLFAIYFVSDYIRRSERRLLNLFDTLNQRTAELEKSQAHLEMIYEHSRALTGILDIDGVIEEVMNIMGGILAYPASGLLLAGPGGNFIYRGRNIGGQNNFHLKAIENNRQELLHMVVRQEETAIINDISGRSDYQPLKKATRSVMLVPMIAHGKTIGVLTAESPQAGAFAERDEKMLSVVARSAALAIDNALLHRRMEELTITDELTGIYNYRYFAEKLKEEQRRASRYNLPLSLIMLDVDWFKRFNDTYGHEVGNIVLKGITGVVKKCIRDVDIFCRYGGEEFIIILPQTPQIEVSRIGERIRQQVEEATFGGGDNIPELKVTVSVGVTSFPENGKSHDEILSIADQALYRAKGAGKNLVCVI; encoded by the coding sequence ATGAAGATTTTTCAGGATAAGGGAAAAACGCTACTTCCCCGGGTTGACTCGATATTTCTGATTTCCCGGTTACTGACCGTTATTGCCACAATTTGGATTTTTCTTTTTCTGAATATCAGCGCGCGGGAGACTCTGATTCTCTCGGTTCTTACTCTGACTTTCCTTATCCAGATGGGAATATTCGGATATCTGGTGAAGAAGGGAAAATATGATTTAAAAAAGCCGTATCTTTCGGTCATACTCTTCGACCTTATTTATGTCTCGACTCTTATTCATTTCTCGGGCGGGATTCAGTCCGATTTCTTTCTGCTTTACTATCTGATAGTCTCTTTTTCTGCATACATTTTGACATTGGGGGCGGCCACCATTCTGACCGCCGTCGTGACTGTCACCTATGCTTCGCTGGTGCTGGGTGATATTCAGCTGTACAGCCTCGTGCCGCTGGTATTGCGTGTCGGATTCCTTTGGTTCCTTCTTTTTGCCATATATTTCGTTTCTGATTATATCCGCCGCTCCGAAAGACGCCTCCTGAATCTCTTCGATACGTTAAATCAGCGTACCGCCGAATTGGAAAAGTCGCAGGCGCACCTGGAAATGATTTATGAGCATTCGCGCGCTTTGACCGGGATCCTCGATATTGACGGCGTCATTGAGGAGGTAATGAATATTATGGGCGGGATCCTGGCTTATCCGGCCAGTGGTCTGCTTCTTGCGGGGCCCGGGGGAAATTTCATTTATCGCGGCCGCAATATCGGGGGGCAAAATAATTTTCATCTCAAGGCCATAGAGAATAACCGTCAGGAATTGCTTCATATGGTGGTCAGGCAGGAGGAAACGGCGATCATTAATGATATCAGCGGCCGAAGCGATTATCAGCCGCTGAAAAAAGCGACCCGGAGTGTCATGCTGGTGCCGATGATCGCCCATGGAAAGACGATTGGGGTCCTGACCGCCGAATCTCCGCAGGCCGGCGCCTTCGCCGAGCGCGATGAAAAGATGCTTTCGGTGGTGGCAAGATCGGCCGCTTTGGCGATCGATAACGCTTTACTCCATCGACGCATGGAAGAATTGACCATTACCGATGAATTGACAGGGATTTACAATTACCGATATTTCGCTGAGAAATTGAAAGAAGAACAGCGGCGCGCCTCCCGATACAATTTGCCGCTGTCGCTAATAATGCTCGATGTCGACTGGTTCAAAAGATTCAACGATACTTACGGGCATGAGGTCGGTAACATTGTCCTGAAAGGCATTACCGGGGTCGTGAAAAAATGCATACGCGATGTAGATATATTTTGCCGTTATGGGGGCGAAGAGTTTATAATAATATTACCGCAGACGCCGCAGATTGAGGTCTCGCGGATCGGCGAACGGATTCGCCAGCAGGTGGAAGAGGCCACATTCGGCGGCGGGGATAATATTCCGGAACTGAAAGTCACGGTGTCGGTCGGTGTGACTTCGTTCCCGGAAAACGGCAAGTCGCACGACGAGATCCTCTCGATCGCCGACCAGGCCCTGTACCGTGCCAAAGGCGCGGGTAAAAATTTGGTGTGTGTGATTTAG